The following coding sequences are from one Vicinamibacterales bacterium window:
- a CDS encoding molybdopterin cofactor-binding domain-containing protein: MANEYKYIGKNYSTPDLVAKVTGRAKYAEDYRAEGMLFIKLLLSPMPHARVLRVDDSAALALPGVKGILRASDFPAPPAPPARPDGQAPPPPPLPAEIALTDEPVYQGEPILAVAAVDETTAAEAIELLRVEYEPLPFVVDPLDSLRPGSPNARTQGNVWAGGGPAAKVATVKWSDADFAEAAEGRLPLGEAPDFFELGDVEEGFKKADLILDETLYSQSTGHQPLETRTAMAYWQGGKLFLHGSTQSVAQTVPNI, from the coding sequence GTGGCGAACGAGTACAAGTACATCGGCAAGAACTACTCCACGCCGGACCTGGTGGCGAAGGTCACCGGGCGCGCGAAGTACGCGGAGGACTACCGCGCCGAGGGCATGCTGTTCATCAAGCTGCTGCTCTCGCCCATGCCGCACGCCCGCGTCCTGCGCGTGGACGACAGCGCCGCCCTGGCCCTGCCGGGCGTCAAGGGCATCCTGCGCGCGTCCGACTTCCCGGCCCCGCCGGCGCCTCCGGCGCGGCCCGACGGCCAGGCGCCGCCTCCGCCCCCGCTGCCGGCGGAAATCGCCCTGACCGACGAGCCCGTCTACCAGGGCGAGCCGATCCTGGCGGTGGCCGCCGTGGACGAGACGACGGCCGCCGAGGCCATCGAGCTGCTCCGCGTCGAGTACGAGCCGCTCCCCTTCGTGGTCGATCCGCTCGACAGCCTCCGGCCCGGCAGCCCGAACGCCAGGACGCAGGGCAACGTGTGGGCGGGCGGAGGCCCGGCCGCCAAGGTGGCGACGGTCAAGTGGAGCGACGCGGACTTCGCCGAGGCCGCCGAGGGCCGGCTGCCCCTGGGCGAGGCGCCGGACTTCTTCGAGCTTGGCGACGTGGAGGAAGGCTTCAAGAAGGCCGACCTCATCCTGGACGAGACGCTCTACTCGCAGTCCACGGGCCATCAGCCGCTCGAGACCCGCACCGCCATGGCCTACTGGCAGGGCGGCAAGCTGTTCCTGCACGGGTCGACGCAGAGCGTCGCCCAGACCGTGCCGAACATC
- a CDS encoding (2Fe-2S)-binding protein yields the protein MSDMDLGHTASDTPRSGATRRDFIKGVIAAGAAVSSSAYLFRTSLSGQPAAGAAERLISITVNGQVRRVDVLKNETLAMTLRYKLGLTGTKLGCDRAECGACTVLVDDVPHYSCSMLTHSLRGRSVQTIEGLASTDGTLHPVQQGVVNEQGFQCAFCMPGFVMATVGFLKTNPNPSRQELAHGVSGNLCRCQDYDKILTALMHGADLARRS from the coding sequence ATGTCAGACATGGACCTGGGCCACACCGCATCCGACACCCCGCGCAGCGGCGCGACCCGCCGCGACTTCATCAAAGGCGTGATCGCGGCCGGAGCGGCGGTCTCCTCGAGCGCGTATCTCTTCCGCACGTCGCTCTCCGGACAGCCGGCCGCCGGCGCGGCCGAACGGCTCATCTCGATCACGGTCAACGGCCAGGTCCGCCGGGTGGACGTCCTGAAGAACGAGACCCTGGCGATGACCCTGCGCTACAAGCTCGGGCTCACCGGCACGAAGCTCGGCTGCGACCGCGCCGAGTGCGGCGCCTGCACGGTGCTCGTGGACGACGTGCCCCATTACTCCTGCTCGATGCTGACGCACTCGCTGCGCGGCCGGTCGGTCCAGACCATCGAGGGCCTCGCGTCGACCGACGGCACGCTGCACCCGGTGCAGCAGGGCGTCGTCAACGAGCAGGGCTTCCAGTGCGCGTTCTGCATGCCCGGTTTCGTGATGGCCACCGTGGGCTTCCTCAAGACCAACCCGAACCCGTCCCGCCAGGAACTGGCGCACGGCGTGTCCGGCAACCTCTGCCGCTGCCAGGACTACGACAAGATTCTCACCGCCCTGATGCACGGCGCGGATCTGGCGCGGAGGTCCTAA
- a CDS encoding membrane dipeptidase, which produces MPISDRALRLHRDSIVIDPCVQYLLRRTDRTDRSGLTAVGLTIPMPNEDAAETYPRVRDFLRVIHDEPTFCLADSPDAIRRAKAEGKLAHILLSQDACFVGSDPAMLLLWKQLGLRICQLTYNEQNLVGSGCLERHDAGLSQLGRVMVREMERYGITIDLTHAGRTTFLDACAVATRPPIASHSNPRAVVDNPRNIDDDQMKAVAALGGVVCVTTWAPLIWPGTPGMPTLEDWWRCLAYAVDLLGIDHVGVSTDSMGTMGAYPRHTPDPDAVPYGSVTDRFDQVARPPDNNNRQPADFDGIQDFPALVECLCAHGVSDDDIRKLLGGNLLRVFDETWRADWLG; this is translated from the coding sequence ATGCCCATCAGCGACCGCGCCCTCCGCCTGCACCGCGACTCGATCGTGATCGACCCGTGCGTCCAGTACCTGCTGCGGCGGACCGACCGCACGGATCGCTCGGGGCTCACGGCCGTCGGCCTGACCATTCCGATGCCGAACGAGGACGCGGCCGAGACGTACCCGCGCGTCCGCGACTTCCTGCGCGTGATTCACGACGAGCCCACGTTCTGCCTGGCCGACTCGCCCGACGCCATCCGGCGCGCGAAGGCCGAGGGCAAGCTGGCGCACATCCTCCTGTCGCAGGATGCGTGCTTCGTCGGGTCGGATCCCGCGATGCTGCTCCTCTGGAAGCAGCTGGGGCTCCGCATCTGCCAGCTCACCTACAACGAGCAGAACCTGGTGGGCAGCGGCTGCCTCGAACGCCACGACGCCGGCCTCAGCCAACTCGGTCGGGTGATGGTCCGTGAGATGGAGCGCTACGGCATCACGATCGATCTCACCCACGCCGGCCGGACGACCTTCCTCGATGCCTGCGCCGTGGCCACGCGCCCGCCCATCGCGTCGCACTCGAATCCCCGGGCCGTCGTGGACAATCCCCGCAACATCGACGACGACCAGATGAAGGCCGTGGCGGCCCTGGGCGGCGTGGTCTGCGTGACCACGTGGGCGCCCCTCATCTGGCCGGGCACGCCGGGCATGCCGACGCTGGAGGACTGGTGGCGGTGCCTGGCCTACGCGGTGGACCTCCTGGGGATCGATCACGTCGGCGTCTCCACCGACTCGATGGGCACGATGGGCGCCTACCCGCGGCACACACCCGATCCGGACGCCGTGCCCTACGGCTCAGTCACGGACCGCTTCGACCAGGTCGCCCGGCCGCCCGACAACAACAACCGGCAGCCCGCGGACTTCGACGGCATCCAGGACTTCCCCGCGCTCGTCGAGTGCCTGTGCGCGCACGGCGTGTCCGACGACGACATCCGCAAGCTGCTCGGCGGCAACCTGCTGCGCGTGTTCGACGAGACGTGGCGGGCCGACTGGCTGGGCTGA
- a CDS encoding TonB-dependent receptor produces MTGWSSRGPVAPAIRRVLLWAVLATVPGGLSEALAQVTEAGRVSGRVIDPTGAPLPGVLVEVEDVPERTAETDASGRYRIDDVPAGIHAVRFSIPGFVTLRRRNVEVTTGVERSVDDATLLVAASASVVVTGRNTFRSLATVSEQDELVGVADAASTGIVTPLELNERGRRRPADALESVPGVVVSQHSGEGKANQYYVRGFNIDHGTDLAMSVAGMPVNLPTHGHGQGYADLNFLIPELVSGIQYRKGTYAADSGDFSAAGAIRVNYLNVLEQPIARVEAGSYGYGRLMAAGSHRVGPGHVLAAAEAATNDGPWVRGDALRKWNGLVRYSQGTATTGGAITAFAYDARWNSTDQIPRRAVDDGQLSRFGSLDPTDGGRTHRAGAMAEWQRTTAAGVTRVEAYAFDYGLDLFSNFTYRLDDPVNGDQFEQRDERVVTGGRASRTWPVMPFSRRSLITLGADVRHDAIGAVGLYRTAARRRVATVREDAVGQTSGAAYAELRTQWSDVVRTTVGVRGDLYHWRVEAGDPVNGGRVTDGIVNPKVSLALGPWRRTELYVSAGGGFHSNDGRGATIRRDPSSGEPVDRVDPLVRARGAEAGVRTLALPRLHATFALWGLWLDSELLFIGDAGTTEASRPSRRMGVELDADYRVTPWLALDLSAAYSAARFTDGAPEGSRIPGAVEGVASTGLTVAPDRRWSGSLRYRFFGPRPLVEDNSVRSRASSLVTAEAGVRVTRTWRLKVDALNLFDSTSSDIDYFYTSRLPGEPPGGVDDVHFHPVEPFTLRVALVASF; encoded by the coding sequence ATGACGGGATGGTCGTCGAGGGGCCCCGTGGCCCCGGCCATCCGGAGGGTCTTGCTCTGGGCCGTGCTCGCCACGGTCCCAGGTGGCCTTTCGGAGGCCTTGGCGCAGGTGACGGAGGCAGGACGGGTGAGCGGGCGCGTGATCGACCCGACGGGCGCACCGCTTCCGGGCGTGCTGGTGGAAGTGGAGGACGTCCCGGAACGAACGGCCGAGACGGACGCGTCGGGTCGATACCGCATCGACGACGTGCCGGCTGGCATCCACGCGGTGCGTTTCTCGATTCCGGGGTTCGTGACGCTGCGGCGCCGCAACGTGGAGGTGACGACCGGCGTCGAGCGCTCGGTCGACGACGCCACGCTGCTCGTCGCGGCCAGTGCGTCGGTGGTCGTCACGGGCCGGAACACGTTCCGGAGCCTGGCGACGGTCTCCGAACAGGACGAACTCGTCGGCGTGGCCGACGCCGCCAGCACGGGCATCGTGACGCCGCTCGAACTGAACGAACGCGGACGCCGTCGTCCCGCCGACGCGCTCGAGAGCGTGCCCGGCGTGGTGGTCAGTCAGCACAGCGGCGAGGGCAAGGCGAACCAGTACTACGTGCGCGGCTTCAACATCGACCACGGCACCGATCTGGCGATGAGCGTCGCCGGCATGCCCGTGAACCTGCCCACGCACGGGCACGGCCAGGGCTACGCGGACCTCAACTTCCTGATCCCGGAGCTGGTGAGCGGCATCCAGTACCGCAAGGGCACCTACGCCGCCGACAGCGGCGACTTCTCGGCCGCCGGCGCCATCCGCGTCAACTACCTCAACGTGCTGGAACAGCCAATCGCGCGTGTCGAGGCCGGGAGCTACGGCTATGGACGCCTGATGGCGGCCGGGTCGCACAGGGTCGGTCCCGGACATGTCCTGGCGGCGGCAGAGGCCGCCACCAACGACGGCCCCTGGGTCCGGGGGGATGCGCTGCGCAAGTGGAACGGGCTGGTGCGCTACAGCCAGGGCACGGCGACCACGGGGGGCGCGATCACGGCATTCGCCTACGACGCCCGGTGGAATTCGACCGATCAGATTCCCCGCCGGGCCGTCGACGACGGGCAGCTGTCGCGGTTCGGCTCGCTCGATCCCACCGACGGCGGACGCACGCACCGCGCCGGCGCGATGGCGGAGTGGCAACGGACCACGGCGGCGGGCGTCACGCGGGTCGAAGCGTACGCGTTCGACTACGGCCTCGACCTCTTCTCGAACTTCACCTACCGGCTCGACGATCCGGTGAACGGCGACCAGTTCGAGCAGCGCGACGAGCGCGTCGTGACCGGCGGCCGGGCCAGCCGGACGTGGCCCGTGATGCCGTTCTCACGGCGGTCGTTGATCACGCTCGGCGCCGACGTCCGCCATGATGCCATCGGCGCCGTGGGACTCTACCGGACCGCGGCGCGCCGCCGTGTCGCCACCGTGCGTGAGGACGCCGTCGGGCAGACCAGCGGCGCCGCGTACGCCGAACTGCGGACGCAGTGGTCGGACGTCGTGCGGACCACGGTCGGCGTGCGGGGCGACCTGTACCACTGGCGGGTGGAGGCCGGTGATCCGGTCAACGGCGGGCGCGTCACCGACGGCATCGTCAATCCGAAGGTGAGCCTGGCCCTGGGGCCCTGGCGGCGTACCGAGCTGTACGTCAGCGCGGGCGGCGGGTTCCACAGCAACGACGGCCGGGGCGCCACGATCCGCCGGGATCCGAGCAGCGGCGAGCCGGTGGATCGCGTCGATCCCCTCGTGCGCGCCCGCGGCGCCGAGGCCGGCGTCCGGACGCTGGCGCTCCCCCGCCTCCACGCGACATTCGCTTTGTGGGGCCTGTGGCTGGACTCCGAGCTGCTCTTCATCGGCGACGCCGGCACGACCGAAGCCAGCCGCCCGAGCCGGCGGATGGGCGTGGAGCTCGACGCCGACTACCGTGTCACGCCGTGGCTGGCCCTCGACCTGAGCGCCGCCTACTCGGCGGCGCGATTCACCGACGGCGCGCCCGAGGGGTCCCGCATCCCAGGGGCGGTGGAGGGCGTGGCGAGCACCGGCCTGACCGTGGCGCCCGATCGCCGATGGAGCGGCAGTCTGCGGTACCGCTTCTTCGGGCCGCGGCCGCTCGTGGAGGACAACAGCGTTCGCAGCCGGGCATCGAGCCTGGTGACGGCCGAGGCGGGCGTACGGGTGACCCGCACCTGGCGGCTGAAGGTCGACGCGCTCAACTTGTTCGACTCGACCAGCTCGGACATCGACTACTTCTACACGTCACGCCTGCCCGGCGAGCCGCCGGGGGGCGTGGACGACGTGCACTTCCATCCGGTGGAGCCGTTCACGCTGCGGGTCGCGCTCGTGGCCAGCTTCTGA
- a CDS encoding gamma-glutamyltransferase family protein, with amino-acid sequence MRRGLFLALTVAAAAFGAATLAQQRVPDPEPPTRGVRPPAALRPLVAGPNAGVSTGHPLVTSAALEVLQKGGNAFDAGAASLLVGGVVEQDLYSLGGEGLVLVYPVSEKKVTAVNGQGWAPKAVDVDWYLSRGKSLEGAGLDPAVVPGALHAALTVLEKWGTMSFETVAARAIEYARDGFPLRQSTADGIRRQREFFRKWPDNERYWLKPDGSFYDPGETVKLPTLARTLTRMVEAERAAKGKGRAAGVAAARDRFYKGDIAKEMVAFLQQHQAPFDLSDFAEYTARLETPASTTYRGYTVYKHGFTSQGPVLLQTLNILETFDLAAMQHDSADYVHTVTEAMKLAYADRDTYYADTAFVQVPAEGLLSKAYAKTRAALIDPRRASKAFIAGDPLPFDSKVKRWSYAKYDIADGTTTPSGDFAALGVGDSPAADAAARALLSRGLDAAGVSKDTTHMSVIDKAGNVFDATPSGGWVPGAVILGDTGIGMSVRGEQFWLDKTRANQIRGRARPRYTLTPSMVFKDGRPLMALGTPGGDNQDQTILEAFLNIVEFWDAWYPNVHGALEWPRFQTLHFHGSFWPHDAGFNKLNLEAGIPDAVMEELKARGHDVSRIRAFGMSGCATTVLIDPKTSSRIAGADPRRDCYAVAY; translated from the coding sequence ATGAGAAGAGGTCTCTTCCTCGCCCTGACCGTGGCCGCGGCCGCATTCGGCGCGGCGACGCTCGCCCAGCAGCGCGTCCCCGACCCGGAACCTCCGACGCGCGGCGTCCGCCCGCCGGCGGCGCTGCGGCCGCTCGTGGCCGGACCGAACGCCGGCGTCTCCACCGGGCATCCGCTCGTCACGTCGGCGGCGCTCGAGGTGCTGCAGAAGGGCGGCAACGCTTTCGACGCCGGAGCGGCGTCGCTCCTGGTCGGCGGCGTCGTCGAGCAGGACCTCTACAGCCTGGGCGGCGAAGGCCTGGTGCTCGTCTATCCGGTGAGCGAGAAGAAGGTGACGGCCGTCAACGGACAAGGGTGGGCCCCGAAGGCCGTCGACGTGGACTGGTACCTGTCGCGCGGCAAGTCGCTCGAAGGCGCGGGGCTCGATCCGGCCGTCGTGCCCGGCGCGCTGCACGCGGCGCTGACCGTGCTGGAGAAGTGGGGCACGATGAGCTTCGAGACCGTGGCGGCGCGGGCGATTGAGTACGCGCGCGACGGCTTTCCCCTCCGCCAGTCCACGGCCGACGGCATCCGCCGCCAGCGCGAGTTCTTCCGGAAATGGCCGGACAACGAACGCTACTGGCTGAAGCCCGACGGATCCTTCTACGACCCGGGCGAGACGGTGAAGTTGCCGACGCTGGCCCGCACGCTCACGCGGATGGTCGAGGCCGAACGGGCGGCGAAAGGGAAGGGTCGGGCCGCCGGCGTGGCCGCGGCGCGCGACCGCTTCTACAAGGGCGACATCGCGAAGGAGATGGTGGCCTTCCTCCAGCAGCACCAGGCGCCGTTCGACCTGAGCGACTTCGCCGAGTACACGGCCCGCCTCGAGACGCCGGCCTCGACGACCTATCGCGGCTACACGGTCTACAAGCACGGCTTCACCAGCCAGGGGCCGGTGCTCCTGCAGACGCTGAACATCCTGGAGACGTTCGACCTCGCCGCGATGCAGCACGACTCGGCGGACTACGTCCACACGGTGACCGAGGCGATGAAGCTGGCCTACGCCGACCGCGACACCTACTACGCCGACACGGCGTTCGTGCAGGTGCCGGCCGAGGGACTGCTCTCCAAGGCCTACGCGAAGACGCGGGCGGCGCTCATCGACCCGCGCCGGGCGTCCAAGGCGTTCATCGCCGGCGACCCGCTGCCGTTCGATTCGAAGGTCAAGCGCTGGTCCTACGCCAAGTACGACATCGCCGACGGCACCACGACCCCGTCAGGCGACTTCGCGGCGCTGGGTGTCGGCGATTCGCCGGCGGCCGACGCCGCGGCGCGCGCGCTCCTCTCACGCGGACTCGACGCGGCGGGCGTCTCGAAGGACACGACGCACATGTCGGTCATCGACAAGGCCGGCAACGTGTTCGATGCCACGCCGAGCGGCGGCTGGGTGCCCGGGGCCGTCATCCTCGGCGACACCGGCATCGGCATGAGCGTGCGCGGCGAGCAGTTCTGGCTCGACAAGACGCGCGCGAACCAGATCCGCGGCCGCGCGCGGCCGCGCTACACGCTCACGCCCAGCATGGTCTTCAAGGACGGGCGGCCGCTCATGGCGCTCGGGACGCCGGGCGGCGACAACCAGGACCAGACGATTCTCGAGGCCTTCCTCAACATCGTCGAGTTCTGGGACGCCTGGTACCCCAACGTGCACGGCGCACTCGAGTGGCCGCGCTTCCAGACCCTGCACTTCCACGGGTCGTTCTGGCCGCACGACGCCGGCTTCAACAAGCTGAACCTGGAAGCGGGCATCCCCGACGCCGTGATGGAGGAGCTCAAGGCGCGCGGGCACGACGTGAGCCGCATCCGGGCGTTCGGCATGTCGGGCTGCGCGACCACGGTGCTCATCGACCCGAAGACGTCGTCGCGCATCGCCGGCGCCGATCCGCGGCGGGACTGCTACGCGGTGGCGTACTAG
- a CDS encoding universal stress protein: MGGVSLLRLLVPIDFSDTAAAAVKYAVALADGFGAEIHLLYVDEQPLEWQGVPEMALVSSPADDAARARRAEAELAGLLTREERERYRAVVATARGAPAAAIVTYAAAHDVDLIVMGTHGRGAVAHLLIGSVAERVVRRAPCPVLTIPRRGHDFVTI; this comes from the coding sequence ATGGGCGGCGTCTCGCTTCTCCGTCTGCTGGTCCCGATCGACTTCAGCGACACGGCCGCCGCCGCCGTGAAATACGCGGTGGCCCTGGCCGATGGGTTCGGCGCCGAGATCCACCTGCTGTACGTCGACGAACAGCCGCTCGAATGGCAGGGCGTGCCGGAAATGGCCCTCGTGTCGTCCCCGGCCGACGACGCCGCACGGGCGCGGCGGGCCGAGGCGGAGCTGGCGGGCCTCCTGACCCGCGAGGAGCGCGAACGCTATCGCGCGGTGGTGGCGACCGCCCGCGGCGCTCCGGCCGCGGCCATCGTCACCTACGCCGCCGCGCACGATGTCGATCTCATCGTGATGGGCACCCATGGGCGCGGTGCCGTGGCCCATCTGCTGATCGGCAGCGTGGCCGAGCGCGTCGTCCGGCGCGCGCCCTGCCCGGTCCTGACGATCCCCAGGCGCGGGCACGACTTCGTCACCATCTAG
- a CDS encoding universal stress protein: MAPTAPVSLGRVLCPTDFSTFASAALDVAAALAASYGSQVRVLHVLTPFPITAPFLDIPGNARLYESAAEQARRALAAEAARVASPGFTIDTELRQGPAVQEILAAADDWKADLVVLGSHGRGGFERLVLGSITEKVLRKASTAVLVVPDAAAGDGARQAIRFTHVLCAHDGSAASAAGVAYAVSLAERTGARLTLVSVAEAMPFGDSGGPAADAFRAAREQHAREALDAAVPADVRVRCDVHDHLVFGHPAQQILEVAAQDRPDVLVMGVQGRGALDQLMFGSTTNHVVRHATCPVLTVRPPADGN, from the coding sequence ATGGCCCCGACCGCCCCGGTGTCGCTCGGGCGCGTGCTGTGCCCGACGGACTTCTCGACCTTCGCCAGCGCCGCGCTCGACGTCGCGGCCGCGCTGGCCGCGTCGTACGGGTCGCAGGTGCGCGTGCTCCACGTCCTGACGCCCTTCCCGATCACGGCGCCGTTCCTCGACATCCCCGGCAACGCCCGGCTGTACGAGTCGGCGGCCGAGCAGGCCCGCCGCGCCCTCGCCGCCGAGGCGGCCCGGGTCGCGTCGCCGGGCTTCACGATCGACACCGAGCTGAGGCAGGGGCCGGCGGTCCAGGAGATTCTGGCGGCCGCCGACGACTGGAAGGCCGACCTCGTCGTGCTGGGCTCGCACGGCCGCGGGGGCTTCGAGCGCCTGGTGCTGGGATCGATCACCGAGAAGGTCCTGCGCAAGGCTTCGACCGCCGTGCTCGTCGTACCCGACGCCGCGGCCGGCGACGGCGCACGCCAGGCCATCCGGTTCACGCACGTGCTCTGCGCCCACGATGGGTCGGCGGCGTCGGCGGCGGGTGTGGCGTACGCCGTGTCGCTCGCCGAGCGCACGGGCGCGCGGCTCACGCTCGTCTCGGTGGCCGAGGCGATGCCCTTCGGCGACTCGGGCGGGCCGGCGGCGGATGCGTTCCGGGCCGCGCGGGAGCAGCACGCCCGTGAGGCTCTGGACGCCGCCGTCCCGGCCGACGTCCGCGTCCGGTGCGACGTCCACGACCACCTCGTGTTCGGACATCCGGCGCAGCAGATCCTGGAGGTGGCGGCCCAGGACCGGCCCGACGTCCTCGTGATGGGGGTCCAGGGCCGCGGGGCGCTGGACCAGCTGATGTTCGGCTCGACGACGAACCACGTCGTCCGTCACGCGACCTGTCCGGTGCTGACGGTCAGGCCGCCGGCGGACGGGAACTGA